A section of the Acidobacterium capsulatum ATCC 51196 genome encodes:
- a CDS encoding efflux RND transporter permease subunit produces MWLIHAALRRPITVLIAVIGLALCSILSLMRMPMDIFPNLNMPVIYVAQPYGGMSPSQMEGYLTYYYESNFLYVAGLQSVESKSVENFALLKLTFIPGTDMNQALAQTVSYIERARAYMPQGTVPPFVLRFDAGSVPVGYLVFSSKTRSVDELQDLALNRVRPLFTTLPGVSSPATFGGSSRTIVIHVDRNKLASYRMSTGEVVKALLSGNVIAPAGDVRTGNLDRITPSNAVVSNIEDLANLPVRTGAGPTVFMHDIGTVEDGSDITLGYALVNGHRTVYLPVTKRADASTLTVVHEVKSSLNRFASVLPPDVQVSYELDQSGKVRKSLASLLWEGAIGAFLTGLMVFLFLREWRSSFIVVASIPFAMVAAVTCLWLAHQTINIMTLSGLALAVGILVDEAMVTIENIHRNLQVTDSVPQAVLDGTRQTLVPRMLAMLAILAVFVPSFLMVGVTQALFVPLSLAVGFAMIASFLLSSTFVPVLYIWLNRKMHRDEAESTGHSRFDHFRDRYAGWIAQMLRRRTLVIVAYLGGAAAILLLLGPQLGREIFPHVPEDQFQLRLRAPSGTRIEVTEQKTLKVLDEIKRLAGPNNVEISIGYVGTYAPSYPVNLVYSWTSGPQEAVLRVQLRPGAHIRIPRLEEQLRTVLAQELPDTAFTFESSDIVDQIMDFGSPTPIEVAIQGFNLQADHAYAEKVRAEMAKLPHLRDLHYGQPLDYPSMNVDIDRVRAGQLGLTVDQVAKSVETATWSSRFVSRNFWQDPVTGIGYQVQVEVPQNQMQTMDDLASIPLVSGGPSNHPNLGDVAHLSYGQVAGELDRYDMQRVVSLTANVQGEDLGRAANQVDEAIRRAGPPPRGVEVHVRGQVVPMRETLKSLGFGLLLAVVAIFLMLAANFQSLRLALVAVSTAPAVVCGVVIMLLITGTTLNLQSFMGAIMALGVSVANSILLVTFAESHRKGDGVTAADAAIHGGMTRLRPILMTSIAMIAGMVPMALALSEGGHQTAPLGRAVIGGLAASTLATLFLLPAIFSAVQERASKHSASLDVTDEHSPYALL; encoded by the coding sequence ATGTGGCTGATTCATGCAGCTTTGCGGCGTCCCATCACAGTGCTGATTGCAGTGATTGGGTTGGCGCTATGCTCCATCCTTTCGCTGATGCGCATGCCGATGGATATCTTTCCGAACCTGAACATGCCCGTGATTTATGTGGCTCAACCCTATGGCGGTATGAGCCCGTCACAGATGGAGGGATATCTCACTTACTATTACGAATCGAATTTTCTCTACGTAGCTGGATTGCAAAGTGTGGAGTCAAAGTCGGTGGAGAACTTTGCGCTCCTGAAGCTGACGTTCATTCCTGGCACGGATATGAATCAGGCGCTGGCGCAGACCGTCTCCTATATCGAGCGTGCTCGCGCTTATATGCCGCAGGGAACAGTTCCGCCGTTTGTGCTGCGCTTTGACGCGGGCAGCGTACCGGTCGGGTACCTGGTGTTTTCAAGCAAGACTCGCAGCGTGGATGAGTTGCAGGATCTTGCGCTCAATCGCGTGCGCCCACTCTTCACGACGCTGCCCGGCGTGTCGTCGCCGGCGACATTTGGCGGCAGCTCGCGCACCATTGTGATTCATGTAGACCGCAACAAGCTGGCAAGTTACCGCATGTCCACTGGCGAGGTAGTGAAGGCGCTGTTGTCGGGGAATGTGATTGCTCCCGCCGGTGATGTGCGAACGGGAAACCTGGACCGCATCACGCCCTCCAATGCCGTGGTTTCAAACATTGAGGATCTAGCGAATCTGCCGGTGCGCACCGGCGCAGGCCCCACGGTGTTCATGCACGACATTGGCACGGTCGAAGATGGCAGTGACATCACGCTTGGCTATGCGCTGGTCAATGGGCACCGTACCGTGTATCTGCCCGTGACGAAGCGTGCGGATGCCTCCACCTTGACTGTGGTGCATGAAGTGAAATCAAGCCTGAATCGCTTTGCCAGCGTGCTGCCGCCCGATGTGCAGGTGAGCTACGAGCTCGATCAGTCAGGCAAGGTGCGTAAATCCCTCGCTTCGCTCTTGTGGGAAGGAGCCATTGGCGCATTCCTGACCGGCCTGATGGTCTTTCTCTTTTTGCGCGAGTGGCGCAGTTCATTCATCGTGGTTGCGTCCATCCCGTTTGCCATGGTGGCTGCGGTGACGTGCCTTTGGCTCGCACATCAGACCATTAACATCATGACGCTGAGCGGCCTCGCATTGGCCGTGGGCATTCTGGTGGACGAGGCGATGGTGACGATTGAGAACATCCATCGCAACCTGCAGGTGACCGATAGTGTGCCGCAAGCTGTGCTGGATGGCACGCGTCAGACGCTCGTGCCTCGCATGCTGGCGATGCTTGCGATTCTTGCAGTCTTTGTCCCATCGTTCCTTATGGTGGGTGTGACGCAGGCGCTCTTTGTGCCGCTTTCGCTTGCCGTAGGCTTTGCGATGATCGCGTCATTCCTGCTCTCAAGCACCTTTGTTCCGGTGCTTTATATCTGGCTCAATCGCAAGATGCATCGGGATGAGGCGGAGAGCACCGGGCATAGCCGCTTTGATCATTTCCGTGACCGGTATGCGGGTTGGATCGCGCAGATGCTACGCCGGCGCACGCTCGTGATCGTGGCCTATCTGGGGGGAGCGGCAGCTATTCTTTTGTTGCTGGGACCGCAACTCGGGCGCGAGATATTTCCGCACGTGCCGGAAGATCAATTTCAATTGCGCCTGCGCGCGCCCTCCGGCACGCGCATCGAAGTGACCGAGCAGAAGACGTTGAAAGTGCTGGATGAAATCAAACGTCTGGCTGGTCCGAACAACGTAGAGATCAGCATCGGTTATGTGGGAACGTATGCCCCGAGTTATCCGGTGAACCTGGTTTATTCGTGGACCAGCGGCCCGCAGGAAGCGGTCCTGCGCGTGCAGCTTCGGCCCGGCGCGCACATTCGCATCCCGAGGCTGGAAGAGCAATTGCGAACAGTGCTGGCGCAGGAATTGCCTGATACCGCCTTCACCTTTGAGTCCAGCGACATTGTGGATCAGATCATGGACTTCGGTTCGCCAACGCCTATCGAGGTCGCGATTCAGGGCTTTAACCTGCAGGCGGATCATGCATATGCAGAGAAGGTACGCGCGGAGATGGCCAAGCTGCCCCACCTGCGTGATCTGCATTATGGGCAGCCACTCGATTACCCCAGCATGAATGTGGACATTGATCGTGTGCGCGCGGGACAGCTTGGGCTCACAGTGGACCAGGTGGCAAAATCCGTTGAGACGGCGACCTGGTCCAGCCGGTTCGTTTCGCGCAACTTCTGGCAGGACCCGGTGACCGGCATTGGCTATCAGGTGCAGGTCGAGGTGCCCCAGAACCAGATGCAAACTATGGATGATCTCGCGAGCATTCCGCTGGTGAGCGGAGGGCCGTCGAATCATCCGAATCTGGGCGATGTGGCGCATCTCTCTTATGGGCAGGTTGCCGGCGAGTTGGATCGCTACGACATGCAACGCGTGGTTTCGCTCACGGCCAACGTGCAGGGCGAAGATCTGGGGCGAGCGGCGAATCAGGTAGATGAGGCAATTCGCAGGGCTGGCCCTCCACCACGCGGTGTGGAAGTGCATGTGCGAGGACAGGTTGTGCCGATGCGCGAGACGCTGAAGTCTCTTGGCTTTGGGCTGCTGCTCGCAGTGGTGGCGATTTTTCTGATGCTGGCGGCGAATTTCCAATCGCTGCGGTTGGCGCTGGTAGCTGTTTCCACAGCGCCTGCCGTGGTGTGTGGCGTGGTCATCATGCTGCTTATTACCGGTACGACGCTGAATCTGCAGTCGTTCATGGGAGCCATCATGGCACTGGGTGTTTCAGTAGCAAATTCCATTCTGTTAGTTACATTTGCCGAGAGCCATCGCAAGGGCGACGGTGTAACAGCAGCCGACGCTGCCATTCACGGCGGTATGACGAGATTGCGTCCAATCCTGATGACCAGCATTGCGATGATCGCAGGCATGGTTCCAATGGCCTTAGCGCTGAGCGAGGGCGGCCATCAAACCGCGCCGCTCGGACGCGCCGTGATTGGAGGCCTTGCAGCTTCCACGCTGGCTACGCTCTTTTTACTGCCCGCTATCTTCTCAGCGGTGCAGGAGAGGGCCTCAAAACATTCGGCTTCGCTTGACGTGACGGATGAGCACAGTCCGTATGCCCTGCTGTAA
- a CDS encoding TolC family protein — MSALLIAGSQAGAQQPVVASVPPPQVRQFTVQQAVDYALANYPAVRAALEQYNAAQAGVGLAQTKYLPQMDGVWQMDRGSRESVLGVLLPQSPNILTGTQGSVTPHANRPFWTSGAGVLLSWEPFTFGYRHAQVLSAEATANRTQAQVTLTQLGVASAVADASLAVLAQEQRVYASQADVNRRRVFNKSVHALVDAHLRPGADASRADAELAAARTRLIQAQESSQLGRIALAQLLGLAGASIEIVPGPFLTVPPAQAGETLPLTDHPAAVAQQDRVLEEKARIRVLNHAYFPHFTTEGLISARGSAETSTGAIRPFPAGLGWDVHNWEAGLTASMDLTSIFSIHARKKVELANRRREEAVYAQTMQSLTSQQQMALAQLEGARRVAENTPTELAAARQSESQAVARFHAGLGTIVDVAEAQSLLAQAETDDSLGRLSIWRALADLSAANGSIHSFLNTVDAMPQGGH, encoded by the coding sequence GTGAGTGCGCTCTTGATCGCCGGCTCGCAGGCCGGGGCGCAGCAGCCCGTGGTTGCTTCGGTGCCGCCGCCGCAGGTGCGGCAGTTTACCGTGCAGCAGGCAGTGGATTATGCGTTGGCAAACTACCCTGCAGTGCGCGCAGCGCTGGAGCAGTACAACGCAGCCCAGGCAGGCGTGGGGCTGGCGCAGACGAAGTATCTGCCGCAGATGGATGGCGTCTGGCAGATGGATAGGGGTAGCCGCGAAAGTGTGCTGGGTGTTCTGCTGCCGCAGAGCCCCAATATCTTGACAGGTACGCAGGGCAGCGTGACGCCGCATGCGAATCGTCCCTTTTGGACATCAGGCGCAGGCGTTCTGCTCTCGTGGGAGCCATTCACATTTGGATACCGGCACGCGCAGGTGCTCTCGGCCGAGGCAACGGCAAATCGTACGCAGGCGCAGGTGACATTGACGCAACTGGGAGTGGCGTCGGCGGTGGCGGATGCCTCGCTGGCGGTACTGGCTCAGGAGCAGCGCGTGTATGCAAGCCAGGCGGATGTGAATCGCCGCCGGGTCTTTAACAAGTCAGTGCATGCACTGGTGGATGCGCATCTTCGCCCCGGCGCCGATGCTTCACGCGCGGATGCGGAATTGGCCGCGGCGCGCACGCGCCTGATTCAGGCACAGGAGAGCAGCCAGCTTGGACGGATCGCGCTGGCGCAGCTTCTCGGGCTGGCGGGCGCCAGCATAGAGATTGTTCCGGGGCCGTTTCTGACCGTGCCGCCGGCGCAGGCGGGCGAGACGTTGCCGCTTACCGATCATCCCGCTGCCGTGGCACAGCAGGACCGGGTACTCGAAGAGAAGGCCCGTATTCGTGTGCTGAATCACGCCTACTTCCCGCACTTCACTACGGAAGGGCTGATTTCGGCACGCGGTAGTGCGGAGACTTCAACCGGAGCGATCCGGCCTTTTCCAGCGGGGCTAGGCTGGGATGTTCATAACTGGGAAGCCGGGCTCACCGCGTCGATGGATTTGACGAGTATCTTCTCGATCCATGCGCGCAAGAAGGTTGAGTTGGCGAATCGCCGCCGCGAAGAAGCGGTGTATGCGCAGACCATGCAGAGCCTGACGAGCCAGCAGCAGATGGCTCTGGCTCAACTGGAAGGCGCGCGACGGGTCGCCGAAAACACGCCCACGGAGCTGGCTGCGGCGCGGCAAAGCGAATCGCAGGCAGTGGCACGCTTTCATGCTGGGCTGGGCACAATTGTCGATGTAGCTGAGGCGCAAAGTCTGCTGGCGCAGGCGGAGACGGATGACTCTCTGGGGCGGCTGAGCATCTGGCGGGCACTGGCTGATCTGTCGGCTGCGAACGGCAGTATCCACTCATTTCTGAACACTGTGGATGCTATGCCGCAGGGAGGGCACTGA